The following is a genomic window from Dehalogenimonas sp. 4OHTPN.
TGGCTGATAGCTGCCCGGGCGCTGCAGGCGGCCGGCGGCGCCGCGATGATGCCGGCGACTCTTTCGATCCTCAATGTAACCTTCCAGGAAAACCAGCGAGGACTGGCGATGGGCATCTGGGGCGCGGCGGCCGGGACTGCCGCAGCCATCGGGCCGATTCTAGGCGGCCTTCTGGTTGGCCGGTTCGGCTGGCCGTGGATTTTTTTAGTGAATCTGCCGGTAGGCGCGGCTGCGGTTTATACCGGACGAAGGCTGATTCCAGAATCTCAAGAACCGAATGCCAGCCGGAAGATCGACCTTCGAGGCATTTTAGCTATATCAGCGGCGCTGGGAACGCTCACCTTTGCCCTGGTGGAAGGACAGGGTCTGGGTTGGACGTCGCCGTTAATTATCGGTTTATTTTGCGCCAGCGTGGTAGCCTTCATCATTTTCATACACGCCGAGTCCCGAAGTCCTGCGCCGCTGGTGAATCTTTCACTCTTCCGCAACCGTTCCTTCAGCGCTGGCAATGCTTTAGGGCTGCTGGTGATGTTCTGTCTGATCGGGGTAGTTTTTCTGATAGTCATGTATCTCCAGGTAGTGCGGCAGTTTACGCCATTGGCTACCGGTTTGATGATACTGCCGCTGCCGCTGGCGCTTGCCACAGTATCGGCTTTCGCCGGGAAGCTGGCAGATCGCGTCCCCATGCGGTGGATCATGGCGGGTGCTCTATCTCTCGTCAGCGGCTCTTTTATAATTCTTAGCAGGATTACCCTGGACACGGCATGGCCGCTGGTGGCGTTGCCGCTGGCGGCGGCCGGTTTGGGCTTGGGAATGGTTATGGCGCCCCTGGGGGCAGTAGTCATGGCGTCAGCGCCGGTTGAAAAATCCGGTTCGGCTTCCGGCGTTCTGACGTCGCTCCGGCAGACCGGGGCGGTGCTCGGCGTTTCGGTTTTGGGGGCCATCATGCAGTTCAAGCTGGTGGCCAATCTGCGGGAATTTTTTGAACTCATTCCATTTATGCCTCAGGCGGCCAAAGATTCAATTCTAGAAGGGGTCAGCCGCGGGGGTATGAACGGTGCCTTTAGCGGCAACGCTCCTTCATTCGTCCAGAACCTGATTGGGCAGGTGATGCGCGAACAGTTTGTCGGCGCCTTAAGCACCGCGTTGTTGGGGGCTGCCGTAGCGGCGGCTTTGGGCGCTTTGACAGCTTTGTTCATTGAATACCATCCGCGGGCGGTTGGTTCCAGGCAACCCGCCGTTCATTAAATTGTAAGTGTTGAATGACAGTTCATTGAATGTCTTGACAGTGAGACATATTAGGCCTAATATGGTCGTCATTATATTATCTTGAACAGATATTCAATCTGTTCAGGGATGAAAGGGGCACCTATGGCAAAACGCGGCCTGATGTTTTCCGGAGTCGCAATCATCGCCCTGGCACTGGTCTGGTTGTACCTTATCTTCCCCGGGATGGCTAAACTTCCGGCGGACTATGAAAAAACATACCACTTTGATGGTTCAGTACAGATCGCAGGAGCAACCGGGGCGTTGAGCCCTCAGATTCCCACAAAGATGGATCGAGATCTAAAGGCGACGGATGTCAACGAATCCGACGCACTGATTATTCAGCAGGTAATAAAATTTATGACAGCCGATGGGCGACCACTGTCGACGCTTGATCCAAGACTCGCCGCCCTTGACTCAACCGAAACCTATGCTATTGATCGGACAACCCGGGAAAACGTAGCCGGCGGCGACAAATCCCGCACCGGTCAATTCACTTTCCCGGCCAATACCAAACAGGAAACATATCAGTTCTGGTCTGCGACCACCGGCACTGCGTTGTCTGCGGCTTTCGCTGGCGAAGAAGAAATCGACGGACTGAAGGTATATGTATTCAAGATAGATAGCAAGGACAACGCTTACCCTAATGCTGCTAACGGCGCGCCTCAGAAAGTTGACGTTGCCACCACTATTAAAGTGGAGCCTGTGTCCGGAACGCCTATTTTCACAACCACCAAGACTACCGTTCGGATGCAGGTAGCTGCTAATACTTTGATCCCGGTGCTGATTAATGAAAGCACCTTCACCCAGGCAACGGTAGATGAAGCGGTGGCGGAAGGTAAATCCAATCGCAGTCTCATCCTGTGGGCCAGCGTCTATGGTTTTTGGGCGGCCGTCGGATTGGGCGCGGTGTTGCTCGTTATCGGACTGGTAAAAAAGTAGAATTCACCGTTAGAAACTCGGCTGAAAGAGGGGGAGGCTCTACCGAGCCTCCCCCTTTGTTTTAAACGATAGCCGATACGATGGCGACAGCGTTCCGGCGGTCGTGCGACAGGCTGACCGCGAATTCGGTGATGCCGAGACTGCCCGCAATAGTCAAAGCACGGCCATGAAGCTTGAGTGACGGCCGGCCATCTGATTCCGACAGGATTTCAATATCGCGGTAGATTATCTTCCGGCAGCCGAGCGCCTTAACAGCGGCTTCTTTGGCCGCGAAGCGAACCGCCAAAGATTCGATCTTACCTTTATAGAGTTCTTTTTCCACCTGGGTGAAAACGCGGTCCAGGAACCCGTTGCCCCAGCGGGCGACCGATTCTTCGACGCGGGAAATTTCAATAATATCAACGCCCAGATACTGTTTCACCAATTTATTCTACACTTTTTCCAGGCGGACCGCGGCCACTTTCAACTCTGGAGTTCCGGATAACGGGTCGGAGGTCGGGTTGGTTATGATATTAGTGTTGGTCTCCGGGAAATGGAAGCTCATGAACACCACACCTGGTTTCAAACGACGGTTGATTCTCGCCTCGGCGGTCACCGCTCCCCTGCGGGAGGTCACTCTTACCACATCGCCGGGGGATATGCATAGACTGGTGGCATCGAGCGATGCTATCTCCAGGATTTCCCGCGGCTGAAGAGTCTTAAGACCGGTCACCCGCCGGGTCATGGTACCGGTGTGGAAGTGATACGGGCTGCGGCCGGTGGTCAGGATGAAGGGGAAATCAGCGTCCAGCTGTTCAGCGGGTGGAAGATAGCCGACCGGTTTAAAAATGCCCCTGCCGCGGACAAACTGTTTCGTGTGAAGAATCGGCGTGCCGGGATGGCCCTCGTCAGGGCACGGCCACTGCAACCCCACGTTTTTAAGTCTCTGATAGGTTATTCCGCCGTAAGATGGGGTTAGGGCGTGCATTTCGCTGAAAATTTGTTCAGGACCGGAGTAGTCGAATCCCTTGCCGCCCAGCCGCTTACCCAGTTCGGCGGTAATCCACCAGTCCGGCTTGGATTCACCGGCCGGCTGAATCGCCTGTCTGAGCCGCTGAACCCGCCGTTCGGTGTTGGTGAAGGTCCCCTCTTTTTCAGCGAAGCTGGCCGCGGCTAGAATCACATGCCCGAGTTCAGCAGTTTCGGTTCTGAAGATATCCTGGACTGCCATGAATTCCAGCTTTGAAAGCGTCCGCCGTACCCGGCCGCTATCCGGCTCGGATAGAGTCAGGTTTTCACCGACAATATAGAGAGCTTTGATTTTACCCCGGTCTATAGAATCCAGTATCTCCGGTACGGTCAGACCGCGCCGGTAAGGCAATTTCACCCCCCAGGCTGATTCGAACTTGCGGCGAGTGGCGGCATCGCTGACCTTCTGATAACCGGGATAGACATCGGGCAGAGCGCCCATATCGCAGGCTCCCTGGACGTTGTTCTGGCCGCGGAGCGGATTGACCCCACCGCCGGGTTTGCCGATATTGCCTGTCAACATCGCCAGGTTGGCAACAGCCAGGACATTATCGGTACCGTGAGAATGTTGGGTAATTCCCATAGCATACAGAATGGCAGACGGCTGGCTGGAGGCGTACAATCTGGCGGCCGCTTTAATATCCGCCAGCGGCACCCCGCATGTCTCGGCGGCCTGGTCCAGGCTGAAATCCGCCAGGGAGGCGGCAAGTTCCACGAAACCTTCGGTGCGTTCCTGGATGAAAGTATGATCGAGCAAATCTTCGGTGATGATTACTTTGCACATGGCAGAAAGGAGCATGACATCGCTGCCAGGAGTGTGCTGGAGGTAGATGTCGGCCCTGCTGGCCAGGGGCACTGGCACCGGGTTGGCGACGATCAACCGGGCTCCGTTCTTAATTGCCTGTTTCAGATCGAAGCCGATAATGGGGTGGCTTTCCGAGGTGTTGGCGCCGATAATGAAAAAACACGCCGCGTTTTTTAGATCCCCGATGGAATTGGTCATCGCCCCGGAGCCGAAAGCGGCGGCTAGCCCGGCTACAGTAGGCGCGTGGCAAAGCCGGGCGCAGTGGTCGACTGAATTCGTTTCCAGAACCGCCCGGGCTAGTTTTTGAATCAGGTAATTCTCTTCGTTGGTGGCCTTGGCCGACGAGATGACCGCTACCTCGGAAGGCTTGTACTGAGCCAGCCGTGAGCAGACGGTCTCCAGAGCTTCATCCCAGGGAACCGGCATGAAGACGCCGTTCTTCCTGACCTGAGGTTCTGTAAGCCTGTCCGGGTGATGAACAAAACCCGTGACACCGTATCGGCCTTTGACGCAGAGCCGGCCTTTAGAGACAGGATTCGAACTGTCGCCGGAGATGCTGACAATCCTGGCGCCTCTGGTTTTCAGGATCAGACCGCAGCCGACGCCGCAGTACGGGCAGATGGTGGCCTGCTCATTGTCAGCCAGGACGTCCAGTTTCGGCGCGAGCGCCGCCACGGGGCAGCGGACGACGCATTCGCCGCAGCTGCGGCAATTAGTTTCGGTGATCGGCCGGTCGGAGGCGGTGCCGACCCTGGAATCGTAACCCCGGCCGGTTATTTCGATAGCGTTATTGCCTGAGATTTCATCGCAGGCGCGGGTACACCGCGCGCAGAGGATGCAGTAATTGCGGTCAAGGCGGAAGAAAGGGTTCGAATCATCGATCGCCTGGACGCGGCTGCGGCGGGGTAACTGGCGGTCGGTGAAGCCGAGCCGCGCTGTAACCTGTTGGAGTTCACACCGCTGGTTCTTGACACAGGTCAGGCAGTCTAAAGGGTGCTCGGCTAGAATCAGGTCCAGCACTGCCAGGCGGGCGTCTCTTACCGCCGGGGTGTCGGTACGGACGGTCATCCCCTCAGCCACCGGAGTGGTGCAGGCAGTTGGCAAGCCGCGCATTCGATCGATTTCAACCACGCAGAGGCGGCAGCCGCCGTAGGGCTTCAAATCAGGAGAGGAGCACAGGGTGGGGACGTAAATGCCGGCCTCCCGCGCCGCCTCTAAAACGGTTTGCCCTTCAACGGCGCGGATCTCCCGTTCATCGATGGTTATTCTGATCATGACACGGCCACCGCGCCT
Proteins encoded in this region:
- a CDS encoding MFS transporter, producing MQDQISGNPVRKPDQRWKILAVVASAVFIVNLDVTIVNIALPNIIDDFYTSFAAGEWVLNAYILVFAVLLIPMGRLGDVIGRKKLFIGGISVFTGASALCGLAPDVGWLIAARALQAAGGAAMMPATLSILNVTFQENQRGLAMGIWGAAAGTAAAIGPILGGLLVGRFGWPWIFLVNLPVGAAAVYTGRRLIPESQEPNASRKIDLRGILAISAALGTLTFALVEGQGLGWTSPLIIGLFCASVVAFIIFIHAESRSPAPLVNLSLFRNRSFSAGNALGLLVMFCLIGVVFLIVMYLQVVRQFTPLATGLMILPLPLALATVSAFAGKLADRVPMRWIMAGALSLVSGSFIILSRITLDTAWPLVALPLAAAGLGLGMVMAPLGAVVMASAPVEKSGSASGVLTSLRQTGAVLGVSVLGAIMQFKLVANLREFFELIPFMPQAAKDSILEGVSRGGMNGAFSGNAPSFVQNLIGQVMREQFVGALSTALLGAAVAAALGALTALFIEYHPRAVGSRQPAVH
- a CDS encoding porin PorA family protein, producing the protein MAKRGLMFSGVAIIALALVWLYLIFPGMAKLPADYEKTYHFDGSVQIAGATGALSPQIPTKMDRDLKATDVNESDALIIQQVIKFMTADGRPLSTLDPRLAALDSTETYAIDRTTRENVAGGDKSRTGQFTFPANTKQETYQFWSATTGTALSAAFAGEEEIDGLKVYVFKIDSKDNAYPNAANGAPQKVDVATTIKVEPVSGTPIFTTTKTTVRMQVAANTLIPVLINESTFTQATVDEAVAEGKSNRSLILWASVYGFWAAVGLGAVLLVIGLVKK
- the acpS gene encoding holo-ACP synthase — encoded protein: MKQYLGVDIIEISRVEESVARWGNGFLDRVFTQVEKELYKGKIESLAVRFAAKEAAVKALGCRKIIYRDIEILSESDGRPSLKLHGRALTIAGSLGITEFAVSLSHDRRNAVAIVSAIV
- the fdhF gene encoding formate dehydrogenase subunit alpha, with translation MIRITIDEREIRAVEGQTVLEAAREAGIYVPTLCSSPDLKPYGGCRLCVVEIDRMRGLPTACTTPVAEGMTVRTDTPAVRDARLAVLDLILAEHPLDCLTCVKNQRCELQQVTARLGFTDRQLPRRSRVQAIDDSNPFFRLDRNYCILCARCTRACDEISGNNAIEITGRGYDSRVGTASDRPITETNCRSCGECVVRCPVAALAPKLDVLADNEQATICPYCGVGCGLILKTRGARIVSISGDSSNPVSKGRLCVKGRYGVTGFVHHPDRLTEPQVRKNGVFMPVPWDEALETVCSRLAQYKPSEVAVISSAKATNEENYLIQKLARAVLETNSVDHCARLCHAPTVAGLAAAFGSGAMTNSIGDLKNAACFFIIGANTSESHPIIGFDLKQAIKNGARLIVANPVPVPLASRADIYLQHTPGSDVMLLSAMCKVIITEDLLDHTFIQERTEGFVELAASLADFSLDQAAETCGVPLADIKAAARLYASSQPSAILYAMGITQHSHGTDNVLAVANLAMLTGNIGKPGGGVNPLRGQNNVQGACDMGALPDVYPGYQKVSDAATRRKFESAWGVKLPYRRGLTVPEILDSIDRGKIKALYIVGENLTLSEPDSGRVRRTLSKLEFMAVQDIFRTETAELGHVILAAASFAEKEGTFTNTERRVQRLRQAIQPAGESKPDWWITAELGKRLGGKGFDYSGPEQIFSEMHALTPSYGGITYQRLKNVGLQWPCPDEGHPGTPILHTKQFVRGRGIFKPVGYLPPAEQLDADFPFILTTGRSPYHFHTGTMTRRVTGLKTLQPREILEIASLDATSLCISPGDVVRVTSRRGAVTAEARINRRLKPGVVFMSFHFPETNTNIITNPTSDPLSGTPELKVAAVRLEKV